Part of the Canis aureus isolate CA01 chromosome 3, VMU_Caureus_v.1.0, whole genome shotgun sequence genome, CCCAACTGCCCATGTCCAGTGGTGGCACCTCTGAGATGAAGCTTCTGGATGTGGAAGCTGTCTAATACAGAGCAAGCAGGCAGGAGCAGTAGAAAGCTGCCATCACTGGACACGGGGTGACCCCTCTGGGGAAAGGGAGTTACAAAGGGGCCTCCTTCCAAAAGGCTCTGATTCCATATCCTCAGAGGAGGTTTCTGCATTTGTGCCCTCAACCTATCTGCCACCACACCCTGGTGTCCTGGGTTTTCATGGTACAGAATTGGAATGCCAGGCAAAGAAACACAAGATCTGTGAGTGGAAGGGGACGCAGTAAAGTGAATCCACGTgataaagaagggagaaaaaaaattacataagatGGGGGTGTAGGGAAGGTTTAGGGGTTTTCGATGAATGAGAAACTTGAAGGGAAAAAACCAGCCACACGAGATGTGGTTGTTGGCGGTTATGGAATCAAGTCTCCAGTGTTTTTTAAGAGATGTGCCAGAAAGGTTGTCATTGCCTTTGGCTGTTTGAGCTGCACATCTTTGAGAGCAACTCAGGACAGACCCTGGTCTTCGTAGGTCTAGGACTTATAAGGGTGACACTGGGAATCCAGGAGTCCATGGTTCTCAGCTTTTTGTTTCCATGATATTGGCCCCCAGATTCTATGATTCTGTGGCTCCAAGTTATGGTAGTGGTTCCATGGCTCAGCCTCTGAGTTATTATGATATCTTGTTCTCCATTTCATGGTTCCCTGCCTCTGGGATTCTCTGTCACCATGTTTTCATGACTCTGTGGAATGTCCAAGGAAAATCCCTGGGGGATTTAGGGCATGGAATCGGGGTGAGGGCAGATCATCTTGGCAGTTGAGACTGCCCCCACTTCTCTCCTCAGGTCAAAAGGACAGAGGCTGCCAGAAGCTGGGCAAGTGGAGGCATAGGCCAGTGGGCCCTAGGGGGACATTTGGCTAATGTGGGGGGGCAGGTTGGTACAGTTTGCTGGAAAGTATGTGATTTCTGCCAAGCCAGTCTGGCACATTGCCAAATACCACGGCTGGGGTAGAGGGTCTCCCTGGAGGTTGAGAGGGgtcctcttctttcccctttaaccTGTCTCTAAGAATGCAACATCTGAGGTGCTTGGGCCACTCTGAGGGCCCCAAACCTGGAGTCAAGGCCTCAAAAATATACAGATAGTGGAAAAAATTCATTTGTAAGCCTCGCTGCCTTTGGAGGGAAGTGGATCCTGTCACTTGAAAGGCCCTTTTGTTCTGTGGAGCCCAGGGACCATTTGGATCAcaggttggggagggggcagcaggaggcagcagggTTCCAACAGCTCTGCATGTTAAAGGGGTGAGGCCCGGGTAGTGGGGAGTTCCCAGGAGAAGGGAAGGCCTCCAAGGATGGTCAGGGTCAGGGCTTTGCAGGAGGAGTCTTCAATAGAGGCTTTTGGggtgggtgcctggggggctcaggtggctaaacgtctgactcttgatttaagctcaggtcatgatttcagggctgtgggatcgagccctgtgtcgggcccTGCACTTATCGTAgggtctgcttgtgattctctctccctgtccctctgcccctcctgctcgtgttctctctctctcataagtaaatcaatattttttaaaagatttatttattgattaatgagacacacacacacagaggcagagacacaggcagagggagaagcaggctccatgcagggagcccgacgtgggactcgatcccgggtctccaggatcacaccctgagccaaaggcagacactcaaccactgagccacccaggcagccctcatAACTaagttaatctttaaaaacatagggGCTTTTTAGTTGTCACTGGGTTATACAGCAGGGcccccttctctgtctcccatTTGAGTTCTTCCTCACGTTCACTCTGCTCAAGTTTGTTGCGTTCTGTGTCCAGGCTTGTGGGGTCACTGAGTCAGGAAGAGAAGCTAAATTCTCAGGAATGGCAGGTGCCTCTCAGCAGGAGTCAGACCCCCTACCCTgggcctgccctcccccagcccagcccctacCTGAGACTCGGTGCCGCAGGTGTCAAAGCGGGCCTGGATCCTGAAGGAACTGCCCGCTTCCTGGGCGGCACAGCTGCGGCTGCCCAGGTAGACCTTGGTCCGCTCCAGCGGCGCCAGCGCCTGTGCGGAGATCAGGATCTGGAAGTCCGTGCGGGAGCAGCTCACGTTCACGGGTACGACTaggaatggagggaaggagggaggggctggaggcctTAGGGGCAGGAGGTCTGTCCTCACCATCCCGAGACCCCACTCAAAGGGAGGCCTAGAGTGGCGAGATGCCTATGCAGCCCGATGGGGGTGTTTGCGTGTGTTGTCGCATTTAACTGCATCAGACATGAGCTCCCCGGGGCAGGCACCAGGCCTTCTCATGTCCTCGAAGCCCAGCTCTCATAGCAGGTGCTgtgaatgttgaatgaatgaataaatattcttaatCACAAGAAGAGCTACTATTTGCTGATCTCTTTGCCGTGTGCCTGGCAATTCATTCaaccatttaacaaatatttcttgatggCTTACTATGTGCAGGCACTATTTCAAGCACtgcagaaatagaaatggaaaaaaaaaaaaaaagaaaagaaaatccaacagCCCAAACTTTCTGCCTccttggagcttacattctagttggGTAGGGGGGCAATCAGTATGTAAAATGAAAGACCGGTCACAGTGGGCTGCAGGAAAATCAAGCAAAGAAGACAAGGAAAGCAGAGCTCGTGTGTGGGGCTGGAGGCAGAAATGCAGTGTTCCGGAGGGCGGAGAAGGAAGCCTCACTCTCTCCCCATGATGACACTGTGAGGTGGACACAACTAAAACCCATTTTAGTTTTGGAAACTGAAGCTCTGACAGGTGAAGTTGTTGGCAGTAGTTGAGTTGGGATTTTAACCATCATTGAGTCTATAGGATGGAGTCTACGGGTGATCCCTCCACCCCATATGGTGGGCCCTGCTGCCCTCCAGTCCAAGACGCGTGACTTTCTGTGCCTGGGTGTATCCCAgcatgcatgtgcgtgtgtgcatgtgcgtgcgtgtgtgtgtttgtgtgcatatgGGGGCAGTGCCTGCCGGGGTGGGGGCCgtggaggggagaaggggtggCTGGtggcaggaaagggaagagcTGGCAGGAGGAGGCCTGAACTCTCAGCGCGTCTCCGGGAAATGCCTCAGACATGTTTCAGCCTCTGGTGTCTGAGCAGCCGGGGATTTACGGGCCTGCCATCTCCCACGATGATCTTCGGTGGCGCTGAACTGTGTGTCACCCCTGATGGATGCTGAGGTTGTCCTCCGGCCAGGAGGCCGCGTGCCGCCTGTGCCACAGCTGGAGCCTCGCCCACCACGAGTGCCCCTGTCTGACCCTGGGCTCCCACGGGgatctggggaggggggagggggggctcctgCCCAGGAACACAGTCGGGTTTAGAGCTGCCCACCTTCAGTCTCTGTAGGCACCAGAAGGAGAAGGGGCTTGTCCAAGATCCCACAGGCCTGGGAGAGGACCCAGGCCCAGAAACAAGATGATCAGAACCAAAGGAGACCTCGAAGATGCCTCAGCCAGTGTCCTCATTTTACTGAGACCCTCAGAGAAGAAACAACCTGCCAGCTAACTGAGGCAGAGCCTGTGGCACCCGAGTCCCTGGAGTGAAGCCCTAGTGAGGTTGCTCTAACAAGGGACAGCTCCCCTTAGCCCCAGGTTACGGATGGAGCCAACTGAGGCACTGGAGGGTGGGTCTGCCCAGGTGGCCTCATTGCCACTAGCTTGTGGTGGCTCTGCTGTGTCCTGCCCCTTCACCACTTGCATATAGagtagagacagagggaagaTGTTTTGAATGCAGACCAGGCCTGAGACACGTGAGGGAGAGAAATCCACCTGCAGCCGAGGCAAGGATGTCCCCGGAGTCGGGCACTGGGACCCATGCCCTCATTCCATCTGCATGACTGCCTACAAGGGCATTCATCATCCCCTTGTACAGATGAGGCCACTGGGTGACCAGTAAATGGCAGCATTTGGATGTGGCCCTGGTCTGTCTGTGCTCAGCCCTGGTTTCCTCCCCACTGGGCTCTGTTGGGCCACCAAGATGGTAGACACGGGTTCTCATCTTGGCCGGGCCCCTGCTGCCCACATGACCTTGGTGAGGTGTTTCCTCtctctacctccctttccacaccTGCACAGCAAGAAGCTTTCACCTGCTCAGGCAGAGGGCAAAATGGGTCCAGAGCATAGGCTTTCCTGGGCCTGTGGGTGAGGGAAGGGTGACGAACAGAGGGGAGAGAAGGTGGAGGCTGCTGGCCGGCCAACCTAACAGGTACTATGGAACCTGGGAAAGCTTCTTCACCTGTCGCTGTAGCTAGGCGTGGCCACCTGACCAAGTTCAAACTCATGAGACCAAGAAGTCTTTTTCTGAAAATGCTTTTGCTTTCCTCATAATAGGACATTTGTAGCTGGCATCTCCCCTACCCTCTCCCAGCCTTGAACATGGACATGATGATGTCTGGAGTTGTAGCAGCCGTGTTGCAATCAAGAGGCCATCAGAATCCCAGAGTTACCAGCTGAGACAGTGTTAAGTCTCTGAACCAACAAAGCAGCTCCTTAGCTCTAGATCTCTCGTGATGCGAGGAAAACAAAAGCCATTTGTTCAAGCCGCTGTCGGTCAGGATTTATGACCGATACAAGCAAAGCCGGTCAGCGTCTCCATGGTTATACCGATTGTTTATCATAAGTGATATGGACATATTGTGTGTACTGGCCCTGGAAACATGGGATGAACCACAGCATGAGAGAGGCCAGGGTCTCAAGGGGGAAGGAGACAGATGAGGGGGAATTAGGGAATGTGGAGCTGGAGGCTAGAAAGGCAGGGCTCTGCAGTCATGGAAATAAGCATGGTCCACATTGGCAGGGTCCCCAAGGTCCCAGAGCAGCAGCCACCCCAGAAGAGATTGGAGGAGCCAAGTGGTGGGATAGAGGGAGGAAGGTGCAGAGGAACCCAGCCTTGTCCCTCCATCCTATCAGCACCACCcacaccctcacccccagctgACCTCCAATGTAGGCCACAGAGAAGCCCCTTCGGGCAGTGCTGCGGTCCGTGTGCAGCAGAAGCAGAAGCTGGTTTTGGTTCGAGGTGACCGGCGCTGGCAGGTGGTGTCCACACCAACTGCCCAGTAGGGGTGCCTCCTCGCTGGCCCCATCATAAGCTGACAGATGGTCGAAGTCACAGGTCCTGGTCAGGCTATTGGGACCCTCCAGATCCAGGTCCAGGAAGAACACCTTGACCCGATAGCCAGGAGGCAGGCGGATGGTCCAGTGGCAGTGGATGTTGTTAGGGTAGGAGTCGGGGTACTGTGGGCTGGAGAAGTTACCCCGCACAGCCGTGTACACCTCCTGGCATTCTCCTGgattggggagggggaaggggtcGAAGAACAATGATGACGAGTGTAGAGACTGTGACCCTCTGCTTCACGGCTTGGGCAGTGGGCACCGTAAAGGTCCTGAAACCACCCTGGCAGGTGGTGGGCACCATGGTCGGCAAATCAGACAACTGATGCCAAAGCCTGCTTTAAATCAAAACTAACTGAAGACTAGGACTCTCATTCCCATCGGCAGTCCACTTCACGAGTGCTAGTCCTGTTAGGAATTCAACAACAAGACCTAATACTTGTCCCCAGAGTTGAGTTGAACATTAGACTTGATGGACAATGTGGCTCATGACATGACCTTGCTCATTTTCTCACTGCCCCTCATCCAGCTCTATCTTTCAGTCTCACCAAACACCTAGCCTTGGAGCACTGaaccctctctgcctgcctccccgCCTTCATGCCTACTGAGCTCTCGGTCTCGAAtacccttccctccctctgcctctggctaaCTCTTTCAAAGCACTACTCaattctctcctcctccaggaagtcctccaTGATCCTTACTGTTAACGCCGATCACAGTGGCTTGTCCTTGTCTATTTCCTCCTCTATCTCCTCCACCGTCTAGTTCATTTCACTGTCAAGGGTTCATTCATTTGGGCAAACATTAATCGAATCTCTTCTATGTGACAGATACAGAGACAAATCCACAGGAAGTCacagttggggggagggggatcaACGTGCGAATCACAAGCATAAAGGATAAATGTTAGATCATTGCTGCAGAAAAACCTCCAGAAGGAATCGAAAGGACTAATTCTGAGTAAATCAGGAagacttcccagaggaggtgacatgCTTCTGCCTTGGCACTGGCCAGGCAGGGCCATGCACAGCATGCACAGGGGACTCCAGGGATGTCCCCAGCCCCTTCTACCTGAGAAGTAGTAGGCCTTGAAGCCCCGGCCTCCGATGTTAAAGTCGGACTTGAAGATCACCTGCAGCTCGTGGCCCAGTGACACAAGAGTGGGGGGCCTGGTGCTGCCACAGTAGTGGTGCCCGTGGGCAGGGACTGACCCCTCAAGGACGGCCACGTAGTCATAGGTGCATTCCTCATTGCCCTCCAGCTGGAAGTCCACGAACACCAGCTTGACGGTGGCAGCGCCAGAGGCCCGGATCACCCAGTGGCACTCCACGTTGTTAGGGTAGTTGTCAGGGTACTCAGGGCTGGTGAGGACCCCCGAGAGGCCCGTCAGGACGCCACCACACACATCTGCAAAGAAGCCCTCCTGAACTGACCTTTCTCCCTACCCATGGCCCCTCAAGCCTCCTCCCTTGGGAACCGGATGCCCCCCAACATGCCACTTGGATGGGTATCTCATCACCATCCACTGAGTGCTTGCTAGGTGGCAGGCACAGGCCGGCACTTGGCATCGAGGCCATCTTTTGACACCATTACCGTCGCCCTAGGGGAACGCATAGTGGTTCTCCCCCATTTTATGGTTGTGAAAATGGAGGCACAGGGAAGGTGAGTAACTtacctgggcgggggggggggggtgtcacccAGACAGATCCTGAGACAGGGTGTGAGCACAAGGAGTTCATTTGAGATATAAGGGCCAGCAAAGGGCACTGTCAGGCCTGCTGCCGAGCCCTGCTGGGGAACCCTGGGGAATGGCATCAGGCACACACTTCAGAGTCATGTCCCCCAAGACAAAGGGAGCTGAGGCATTTGTACAACAACTCCAGCAAGTCCAGGCCAAGGGCTGCTGGGGATAGAGGGGAGCCACTGAGACTTTAGAAGAGGGCTTCCACTAGGGATGTAGAGGCTGGCAGGAGCCGCTGAAGGGATGAGGCCCCGGGAACATGGGCAGGGCCCTGACGGCATGCCACCCGGATGATAACGGATGCAGGGCCTGGGCACTCAACCGTGGGGTTCTCACTGTCCCCTCCTACCAGGCCCGTGGGGCACAGAGGCTGGGGTGCCGAGTTTGGGAATGTTCTCAAACTTTCCTaacagaagaaactgaggcttggagagaggATCTGGTGAAGTGGAGATGGGTGTGAAGTCTGAAGACAGGTGTCCTCTCAGCTTGTCTCCTATTaggggtgtgaccctgggcaagtgatCCAGGGTCCCTGAGCCTCGAGAGAATATTAGAGGTCAGAACCTGCCCAGCCAGATCTACCAGGGGCAGGCTCACGCGGAGTCTCAGAGGCTGGCGAGAAGAGGTGGGTGATGATGAACGCCCTGACCAgctggaggccccagcagggagGGGCACACTGCTATTCCCCAAAACTCCAGAATCTCGCCCCAGGGATTGGCCTTTGTGAGCAGAGTGCTGCTCTGGCCGTGTTTTTCACGCTCGGCCGTGTCATTTTGAGAAGGCACACTCCTTCTCTACTCGCAACTTTCTTGTTTGTGAAATAAGAGGGCAGGTTTTGACAGCCTGTGAGATCCTTTTCCATGTGAACACCCTTAGCAGAGGCTTTCAGACTGTGCTCCGGAGCTTCGCAGCAGGCCCTGGGGCATCTATCTGCCCGCATGTGGGGCAACTTTCATTCCTGTGCTGTATCCAAGCTCTCTACGGTGCCCTGAAAGACAGCGTCCACAGTCACAGGTCATATGTATAAATGTCACTCATTGGAGGCCATCCGTATTGACTTCTGTTTTCCGTGATTGGCTTATAATAAGTAAACGCTAAAAATACGAACTTAGAAAATACAGTAAATGCCTACCAATAAAAATACTGTCTTTATCTCTTTTATATAGAAGGGATTATCGTGAAGTTCCATGTGTTTTAATGGTactcctgtttttaaaaatgttggaaAAGATCGCTTATGGTATTATGACTTGGAtatgctaacattttaaaaaactaagtctAAAATTCCAAAACTACAATGCAATTAGTCTGTGATTCTTGTGCTTCAGCATGCTACAGTTCTGTGCCTCCCAGGCCAGCTCGGGGAGTGGTGTCCTACCTGAGGCACCCACCCCCATTGTTGTCTGGGGACCCTGGGTGCCAGGAGCCTCTGTGGCTGTCTGTCGCTGGAGCTGACGTGAGTATGGCCTTGGGCTTAGgtctggggagaagggaggaggtcTGAGTATATGAGAGGCCTGGAAGCAGAAGGAATGAGTCAAGAAGAAAGGCAAGCCTAGAAAGGGCTCTGCTCCTCTCGCTAGACTAAGGGGCCTGCTtccaggctgagagagagagggttagGTTATATCACATCAAGTGTAAGAGGGGTTAGGAAAGGCTTGAGGAGGGAGGACGTCACCGGCTCCACACAGATGGCCCTCGTGCATCTCTTACTCCAGAGGACTTGGGGTCCCTGAACCTGCGAAGTGATGGGGTGCTGCAGAGGGGCAGGCAGCAGTGGCAGCATGATGTCCTCTCCTTTGTCCTGGTGCCATGACATGGGATAAGGAcaatagaggggtgcctgggtggctcaggtggttaatcACCTGCCTCGGCTCAGGgttcatgatcctgaagtcctgggatcaagctcagggaggagtctgcttctccctatgccccttcccccgcttgtgctctctctcttctctctctcaaataaataaataaaatctttttttaaaaaagaggaaggatgATAGCGAGCACAAGAGGCCTTGCTCCTGAATACAGTGAGAccctcccagggctcccaggaccACTGCCGTGAAGGTGGGGACCCACAGCCACCATGACCACAGCTGGAAGCTGCCTTTGCCCCTGAGCTGCGACAGCAGGGTCACCCCGTCTCACCCCACCCActgctctcctccccacccccgacCTCCACAGGGCCCCCCTCTTCCTTGCTCAGGCCTCCTTGCCTTTCTGGTAGCCGGCAGAAAAGCCACGGCTGGCCACGTGCTTGTCTGAGTGGAAGACGACAGACATGACGTGCCAGGAGGAGGTGAAGGGCGGCGGGGGCACCTGGCCACAGAACCTCCCCAGCAGGCTGCCCTTGTCCCCGGACGCCCCGTTGTAGACCTCCAGGTAGTCGAAGCCACAGGAGTCGTGGTACTCCAGGTCAAAGGCGTGGAAGGTGAGCAGCACCGAGGAGCCCTCGGCCACCACGATGAGCCAGCTGCACTCCGTGTTGTAGGGGTAGAGCCTGGGGAAGTTGGGGCTGGAGAAGTTTCCGGAAGGTGCCGAGAGCACGCCCCCACATTTGACACCTGGGGCAAGAGGGaagaatggctcagtcagtgctgGGGTCCTGGGCGGTGGGCCCAGCCACGAGGCTGGGTCTTCGGAATGGGTGGGGGAACATGAGGCCATGACCCTATACTCAAATTCCTTTACGCATGTTTGCTCCTTCATCTGCTTAATCCTCAAATACTTTTACCAAGCACTCTTTtactcactcaacaaatattgtcTGAGTGCTAGGCaatgttctaggtgctggggttTCAGCTGGAGCAGAACAGACAATTCTTGCCTTCGTGGAATTTCCTGTGTGGTTCTGATGGGGAACACATGATAAACACAAGAAGTAAAATACAGAGCATACTGAATAGTGATTAGTGCTACGGAGAAAAGTAAAGCAGGGAAAGGAGACAGAAACGTTGGGGCGAACCTATAATTTTAGATAAAACGGTACTATATGCCAGCCCCTGGGCATGCGCGgtagggaatttaaaaataacaaatgagccacctgggtggctcagcggctgagtgtgcctttggctcatgtcgtgagcccagggtcctgggatcaagtcctgtattgggctccccgcagggagcctgcttctccctctgcctgtgtctctgcctctctctctctctgtctctcatgaataaataaaaatttaaaaatactttttaaaaattacaaatgaaaataaaattacaaatgataaTACCTCCACCCTCAGTGAAAATGTACACAGCCTACTGCAATGGTACAAGGACATTCTTATGTGCACATacttgcttatattttaaaaaagaaaaccatgtgaaggaaactaataaaaatgattgTCAGGGAAAGGAGTAAACAGAGGGAGGAAAACAGGCATGAAGCTATACCTCTTTCAACGTTacctgttttataattttgacttTATAATCATcccttttaatataatttttaaattagcaaaaaaaattttaaggaaccCTTAAATATCCCAAACTGAAACAAATAAACGTAACTATGTATCGAGTTGGAGGCGTATTCACATGgtgaaaaatgatttcaaatgacTTGGAAATACACTTTTTTGACCGTACCTTCCCAGTGGGATATATGCCCAGGACAAAATGAAGCACAAAGAAATCTGAAACTTGACTCAGGAGGCTTAGTGTTTGTAATCACAGTCAACAGCGCTATTTTACAGTATTTTATGAACCGGAATAAAGCACGTATGTTCATGTCCACAGAAGCTAAGATGTTCCGTGTAAGAGGAGAACGATACAAccgtaaaattaaaaaattaaagagaacacTTGTGATCcttgatttgaattgaaaacaGTATGAATTTAAGGTTTATTCTTATctctaaaaaagaatgaatttccgCTCTCTCTTCACTGAAAAGGCCAAAAAGCATGTACCAGGCCCGTGCTGACTCAGCAGGGCCCTCCGTGGGGAGCGCGCTGTGGAACGGGGGTGGCGGTCCTCTGTGCCATAGCGCTGCAGCCACACGCGGCCCTGGGGGCCCAAAGGACGGAGGCTAATCTTGCTGAGCCACACTGCTAGGGGAGGGACAAAATCCACAGGGAAGGTGATGTTCGGGTATGACCAGGAGGGATGAAGATTG contains:
- the CDCP2 gene encoding CUB domain-containing protein 2 codes for the protein MLADLASCLLLAGVLLAPGPRAQAMKGVKCGGVLSAPSGNFSSPNFPRLYPYNTECSWLIVVAEGSSVLLTFHAFDLEYHDSCGFDYLEVYNGASGDKGSLLGRFCGQVPPPPFTSSWHVMSVVFHSDKHVASRGFSAGYQKDVCGGVLTGLSGVLTSPEYPDNYPNNVECHWVIRASGAATVKLVFVDFQLEGNEECTYDYVAVLEGSVPAHGHHYCGSTRPPTLVSLGHELQVIFKSDFNIGGRGFKAYYFSGECQEVYTAVRGNFSSPQYPDSYPNNIHCHWTIRLPPGYRVKVFFLDLDLEGPNSLTRTCDFDHLSAYDGASEEAPLLGSWCGHHLPAPVTSNQNQLLLLLHTDRSTARRGFSVAYIGVVPVNVSCSRTDFQILISAQALAPLERTKVYLGSRSCAAQEAGSSFRIQARFDTCGTESQRRNNTSVIVSVLYIDFSAGGQEDIHEYEVRCEPRRKEASVHLLSGSDWLGPYAATAEHLQEAPPRDEVDALEGPVAMVAQDTSDIVFLGLCILAGVLMVIAIVVLMLL